One window of Zonotrichia albicollis isolate bZonAlb1 unplaced genomic scaffold, bZonAlb1.hap1 Scaffold_197, whole genome shotgun sequence genomic DNA carries:
- the PYGM gene encoding glycogen phosphorylase, muscle form gives MSRPLTDADRRRQISVRGLAGPENVGELKKNFNRHLHFTLVKDRNVATSRDYYMALAHTVRDHLVGRWLRTQQYYYEKDPKRIYYLSLEFYMGRTLTNTMVNLGLQSGCDEALYQLGLDMEELQEIEEDAGLGNGGLGRLAACFLDSMATLGLAAYGYGIRYEFGIFNQRIAGGWQVEEADDWLRYGNPWEKARPEYTIPVRFYGRVEHGPEGARWVDTQVVLALPYDTPVPGYRNNTVNTLRLWSARAPNDFNLKDFNVGGYVQAVLDRNLAENISRVLYPNDNFFEGKELRLKQEYFVVAATLHDIVRRFKSAKFGSRDPVRKSFESFPDKVAIQLNDTHPSLAIPELMRILLDEEHLGWDQAWDITVRTCAYTNHTVLPEALERWPVHLLESLLPRHLQLIYEINQRFLDRVYAQFPGDLERLRRMSLVEEGAVKRINMAHLCIVGAHAVNGVAEIHSQILKDSVFKDFYELEPHKFQNKTNGITPRRWLVMCNPGLAEVIAQRIGEDFVSDLDQLQRLRDFVDDESFIRDVANVKQENKVKFAAYLEKMSGVRVNPASLFDVQVKRIHEYKRQLLNCLHIITLYNRIKKDPGKPFVPRTIMIGGKAAPGYHMAKMIIRLVTAIGDVVNHDPAVGDRLRVLFLENYRVSLAEKVIPAADLSEQISTAGTEASGTGNMKFMLNGALTIGTMDGANVEMAEEAGEQNLFIFGMRVPDVEALDRKGYRAQEFYDRLPELRQAVDQLSSGFFSPRQPDLFRDIVNMLMNHDRFKVFADYEAYVKCQEKVSALYKNQREWTRTVIRNVAAAGKFSSDRTIAQYAREIWGCEPSRQRIPAPDESRE, from the exons ATGTCGCGACCGCTGACGGACGCGGACCGGCGGCGGCAGATCAGCGTGCGGGGCCTGGCGGGGCCCGAGAACGTGGGCGAGCTCAAGAAAAACTTCAACCGGCACCTGCACTTCACCCTCGTCAAGGATCGCAATGTCGCGACATCCCGCGACTACTACATGGCGCTGGCGCACACCGTGCGCGACCACCTGGTGGGACGCTGGCTGCGGACACAGCAGTACTACTACGAGAAAGACCCCAAG CGCATCTATTACCTGTCCCTGGAGTTCTACATGGGGCGCACCCTGACCAACACCATGGTGAATTTGGGGCTCCAGAGCGGCTGCGACGAGGCGCTCTACCAg CTCGGGCTGGacatggaggagctgcaggagatcGAGGAGGACgcggggctgggcaatggcggCCTGGGGCGGCTGGCAG cgTGTTTCCTGGACTCCATGGCCACGCTGGGTCTCGCCGCCTACGGTTACGGGATCCGCTACGAGTTCGGCATCTTCAACCAGCGCATCGCGGGGGGCTGGCAG GTGGAGGAGGCCGATGATTGGCTGCGCTACGGGAACCCCTGGGAGAAGGCGCGGCCCGAGTACACGATCCCGGTGCGCTTCTACGGGCGCGTGGAGCACGGGCCCGAGGGGGCGCGGTGGGTGGACACGcag gtggtgctggccctgccctaTGACACGCCCGTGCCCGGGTACCGCAACAACACGGTGAACACGCTGCGCCTGTGGTCAGCGCGCGCCCCCAACGACTTCAACCTCAAGGACT TCAATGTTGGGGGGTACGTCCAGGCCGTGCTGGACCGAAACCTGGCCGAGAACATCTCCCGAGTGCTGTACCCCAATGACAAC TTTTTCGAGGGCAAGGAGCTGCGGCTGAAGCAGGAATATTTCGTGGTGGCCGCCACGCTCCACGACATCGTGCGCCGCTTCAAATCCGCCAAGTTCGGCAGCCGCGACCCCGTGCGCAAATCCTTCGAGAGCTTCCCCGACAAG GTGGCGATCCAGCTGAACGACACCCACCCCTCGCTGGCCATCCCCGAGCTGATGCGGATCCTGCTGGACGAGGAGCACCTGGGGTGGGACcag GCGTGGGACATCACGGTGCGCACCTGCGCCTACACCAACCACACGGTGCTGCCCGAGGCGCTGGAGCGCTGGCCCGTTCACCTGCTGGAGTCGCTGCTGCCGCGGCACCTGCAGCTCATCTACGAGATCAACCAGCGCTTCCTGGAC CGCGTGTACGCGCAGTTCCCGGGGGATCTGGAGCGGCTCCGCCGGATGTCGCTGGTGGAGGAGGGCGCCGTGAAGCGAATCAACATGGCGCACCTGTGCATCGTGGGCGCGCACGCCGTCAACGGCGTGGCCGAGATCCACTCGCAGATCCTCAAGGACAGCGT gTTTAAGGATTTCTATGAGCTGGAGCCGCACAAGTTCCAGAACAAAACCAACGGCATCACCCCGAGGCGCTGGCTGGTGATGTGCAACCCCGGGCTGGCCGAGGTCATCGCGCAG CGCATCGGGGAGGATTTCGTGTCCGACCTGGACCAGCTGCAGCGGCTCCGCGACTTCGTGGATGACGAGAGCTTCATCCGGGACGTGGCCAACGTCAAACAG GAGAACAAGGTGAAGTTCGCGGCGTACCTGGAGAAGATGTCGGGCGTGAGGGTGAACCCGGCCTCGCTCTTCGACGTGCAGGTGAAGCGGATCCACGAGTACAAGCGGCAGCTGCTCAACTGCCTGCACATCATCACCCTCTACAACC GGATCAAGAAGGACCCCGGGAAACCTTTCGTGCCCCGAACCATCATGATCGGGGGCAAG GCCGCCCCCGGGTACCACATGGCCAAGATGATCATCAGGCTGGTGACGGCCATCGGGGACGTGGTCAACCACGACCCGGCCGTGGGCGACCGCCTGCGGGTGCTGTTCCTGGAGAATTACCGGGTGTCGCTGGCCGAGAAGG TGATCCCGGCCGCCGACCTGTCGGAGCAGATCTCCACGGCGGGCACCGAGGCCTCGGGCACCGGGAACATGAAGTTCATGCTGAACGGGGCGCTGACCATCGGCACCATGGACGGCGCCAACGTGGAGATGGCCGAGGAGGCCGGGGAGCAGAACCTGTTCATCTTCGGCATGAGGGTGCCGGACGTGGAGGCGCTGGACAGGAAGGG GTACCGGGCCCAGGAGTTCTATGACCGCCTGCCCGAGCTCCGCCAGGCCGTGGACCAGCTCAGCTCCGGCTTCTTCAGCCCCCGGCAGCCCGACCTGTTCCGCGACATCGTCAACATGCTGATGAACCACGACAG GTTTAAGGTGTTCGCGGATTACGAGGCCTACGTGAAGTGCCAGGAGAAAGTCAGCGCCCTCTACAAg aACCAGCGGGAGTGGACCCGGACCGTGATCCGGAACGTGGCGGCCGCGGGGAAATTCTCGAGCGACCGCACGATCGCTCAGTACGCGCGGGAGATCTGGGGCTGCGAGCCGAGCCGGCAGCGCATCCCCGCGCCCGACGAGTCCCGGGAATAA